In Spirochaeta isovalerica, one DNA window encodes the following:
- a CDS encoding Hsp20/alpha crystallin family protein — translation MRYVTKTRPVNTMDELFDSFFYGTPSRSQNAVVYSSFPVDVEEQENSYVLTAELAGFKDDEVEITLNEGLLTVTASRLKEAEKTDEQKEDVKYLLRERVNRQFKRSFSLPKDADREAIKASLKDGLLYLTIGKKPEAKPVTIKIN, via the coding sequence ATGAGATATGTAACAAAAACAAGACCTGTTAATACAATGGATGAGTTATTCGATTCCTTTTTCTACGGAACGCCTTCCCGTTCGCAGAACGCTGTTGTGTACAGTTCCTTTCCCGTAGATGTGGAGGAACAGGAAAACAGTTATGTTTTGACAGCGGAGCTGGCCGGTTTCAAAGATGACGAAGTGGAAATCACTCTTAACGAGGGTTTGCTGACTGTTACGGCTTCCCGGTTAAAAGAAGCTGAAAAAACCGATGAACAGAAAGAAGATGTAAAATATCTTCTGAGAGAAAGAGTGAACAGACAGTTTAAAAGATCTTTCTCTCTTCCGAAGGATGCGGACAGAGAGGCTATTAAAGCATCATTGAAGGATGGTCTTCTCTATCTTACAATAGGCAAAAAACCGGAAGCGAAGCCGGTTACAATAAAAATCAACTGA
- a CDS encoding AraC family transcriptional regulator, with product MALSSGLRGFKKQFSCHFESITFQKWNDQKKEQERTCSLIYIIEGEGALRIGDGREIPVGPGDVIQRLPGKSGLLSFNGRGSEQVVLTLPEIFYNLYERKSYDGSDEPVIHIGLHSDLVVKFRKLGQEIDQWATTRIFKVIEKSLKLITEIHATGFLVNSADEEADFWVAVRRDLCRELQNRFSLPDFAEKFSMSYSSFRQGFTKHVGMPPGVFHINQRIEQVKMLLTISSVSLKDIADRFNYPDLPSFTKQFKKITGQTPGNYIKNFKEQFGPSKLGITGEF from the coding sequence ATGGCATTGAGTAGCGGTTTAAGAGGATTTAAAAAACAGTTTTCTTGTCATTTTGAGAGCATCACGTTTCAGAAATGGAATGATCAGAAAAAAGAGCAGGAGAGAACCTGTTCCCTTATCTATATTATTGAAGGGGAGGGGGCGCTCCGCATCGGCGACGGCCGGGAAATCCCTGTCGGTCCGGGCGATGTCATCCAGAGGCTCCCGGGGAAAAGCGGCCTGCTGAGCTTCAACGGCCGGGGGAGCGAGCAAGTCGTTCTGACTCTGCCGGAAATTTTCTACAATCTCTATGAGCGGAAATCCTATGACGGAAGCGACGAGCCGGTTATTCATATCGGTCTTCACTCCGATCTTGTTGTCAAATTCAGAAAACTGGGCCAGGAGATTGACCAGTGGGCCACGACGCGGATATTTAAAGTCATAGAAAAGTCTCTCAAGCTCATTACGGAAATCCATGCAACAGGTTTTCTTGTCAATTCCGCCGACGAAGAAGCCGATTTCTGGGTAGCCGTGAGGCGGGATCTCTGCAGAGAACTCCAGAACCGCTTTTCCCTTCCTGATTTTGCGGAGAAATTCAGTATGAGCTATTCCAGTTTCCGCCAGGGATTTACTAAGCATGTGGGCATGCCCCCGGGTGTCTTTCATATCAATCAGCGAATCGAACAGGTAAAAATGCTTCTGACCATTTCATCAGTCTCTCTGAAAGACATCGCCGACCGCTTTAATTACCCCGATTTACCCAGCTTTACCAAACAGTTCAAGAAGATAACCGGTCAGACGCCGGGGAACTATATTAAAAATTTCAAGGAACAGTTCGGTCCGTCAAAACTCGGCATAACAGGAGAATTTTAA